CTTTCAAATATCTTTTCCAATATACACTGGTCAATCCAAGGAGAAGCTATCTTAAGGCTTTTCTCAGCCTTTGATACTTCCTCCCCTATAAACTCAAGGAAGTTCTTCATATTGAAACTCCACCCAGTTTTTAAAGACCCTTGCCAGTTCAAAAACCCTACTCCTTAAGGCTTCAAGAGTTTGTGTGTTCTCCACTATAAAGTGAGCGTATTTTTTCTTCTCTTCTGGAGGCATCTGGTTTGCCCATCTTCTTTCAAAGTCCTCTGGGCTATAACCAGCTTTCAGGGCTCGCTCTCTACAAAGCTGGTAGGGAGCATAAACAAGTAGGGTTATATGATAGTTTCTATATGTCCCCTTCTCTATAAGTAGGCTTGCCTCCACAACCACAATGCTTTTTTGAGGAAGCCTTCTAAACTCCTCATCAAGCCTTCTGTAGAGTTCACTATGAGTTATACTTTCCAACAGTCTTAGGCTCTGTGGGTCTGAGAAAACTATCTGTGCGAGTGTTTTTCTATCAATGTTTCCCTCCCTGTCAAGCACCCTATCACCAAAAGCCTCTACCACCTTTCTGTAGACTTCACCCTTCTCTTCGTAAAAGGACCTTATTATTCTGTCCGCATCAAGGACATGAAAGCCAGCTTCTTGAAAGAACCTTCCTACAGTGGATTTACCAGAACCAAGATTCCCCGTTAAGGCTATCTTTAACATTAAGAGATATTTTAAACGGAGGTGTGTCATGAAAAAGTTTTATATATCCCTTTTGCTTGTAAGCCTTGGCTTTGCCTCAGAGGGAGAGCTTATCTTTAAAAATTCCTGTATGAGATGTCATACGGACAAGGATAGGAAACCTTTGAGCTATTTGAAGGAGAAGTATAAGGGCAAGCCAGAGGCGGTTATGGAGCTTGCTAAAAGATGTCCATGGGGTCAAGGTTTGTCGGATATGGAAATAGAGCTCGTAAGCAAGTGGCTTGCAGGCGTAAATACGCGTTAAAATATTCCCATGCTTACACCTTATGAAGAGGCTTTGGAATCCTTGCTTGAAAGGGTTGATAGACTACCTACAGAAAAGGTTATTCTGTGGGATGCCATAGGCAGAGTTGTGGCGGAGGATGTGTTTGCGGACAGGGACAGCCCAGCCTTTGACAATTCAGCAATGGACGGCTATGCGGTTGTTTCTCAAGACCTTGAAGAAATTCCAGCAAAGCTAAAGGTGGTGGGGGAAGTCTCTGCAGGTAGTGAGTTTTCTGGAAGATTGGAAAGGGGGCAAGCCATAAGGATATTCACGGGTGCACCTATTCCGGTGGGTGCAAATGCGGTTGTGCCTGTGGAATACACAAAACTTGAAGGCGAATATGTGCTCATAGAAAGGTCTTTCAAAGAGGGTGCTAACATAAGGAGAAGGGGAGAAGAAATAAAGGCGGGAGAACTTATTCTCAAGAAGGGCACGAGGATAAGGGGCTATGAGGTAGGTCTGCTTGCTTTTGCCAACAAGGTCTTTGTGGAAGTGTATCAAAAGCCAAGAGTAGCGGTGCTTTCCACTGGCGACGAGATAAAAGAGCCGGGAGAACCCATAGAAAAACCGTCACAGATAAGAAGCACAAACAATCACCTTCTGTATGCAAGGGCAAGGGAACTCGGTTGTGAAGTGCACCAGTTAGGGATAATAGGGGATGAACCCGAGAGTATAAAGGAGGTCCTCCAAAGGGTGGAAGATTACGATGTCTTTATTACCACAGGTGGAGTCTCCGCAGGAGAGAAGGATTTTGTCCATAAGTTGGTAAAGGATATGGGTTTTGAGGTGGTCTTCCACAAGCTAAGGATAAAGCCTGCAAAACCTGTGCTTTTTGCCAAAAAAGGCAGGACCCTCTTCTTTGGTCTGCCGGGCAATCCTGTATCCTGTGCTATGGCTTTTGATATGCTTGTTAAACCAGCCCTTTTGAAAATGCAGGGAGTAGAAGAACATAGACCCAAGTTTCTAAAGGCAGAGCTTCTTAGGGATTTTTCAAGGAAGGATGCGGAAAGAAGAGAGTTCGTAAGAGCGAGGTATGTGGAGAAGGATGGTAGGCTATTTTGCGATTATTCTCCCAAAACTCAGTCTCACATGCTTACCTCATATGTGGATGCTAACTGTTATATGGTAGTATACGAAGGGGTGCATGAACTAAAGGCAGGTCAACAGGTGGATATTGTGCCTTTTGATTGGTAGTTAACTATATCTTATAGCATCCACTAAGCTATCCATCTCCTCTTTTGTCCTCTTTTCAGTAATGGCAAAGAGTAGGGTCTTGTGGTATCCAAACCCTTCCAAAGGCACGCCGGCAAGAAAGCCTGCCTTCAAAGCCCTTTGATAAAGCTCCTCCGCCCTTTCATGTCTTAGTGGAAACTCCCAAAGATGCTTTCCCTTGTAGACTTCCTCAAAGCCTATTTCAAGAAGCCTTCTTTTGAGATATAAAGCCTTTGATAGGCTCTGCTTGGCTATCTCCCTCATACCCTCCTTTCCGAGCAAGACCATATATAGCAGGTTTGCTAAGGCTATAAGGTTTTGGTTGGTGCATATGTTGGAGGTTGCCCTTTCTCTTCTTATGTGCTGTTCCCTTGTTTGTAGCACCAGGGTAAAGGCTCTTTTGCCCTCTATGTCTTCTGCCATACCCACAAGCCTTCCGGGCATCTTCCTGAGATGCTCTGACTTTGCCGCAAAAAAGCCCGCATATGGTCCTCCAAAGTTCATAGGCACGCCCATCTGCTGACCTTCTCCCACCACAATGTCCACACCAAACTCACCAGGAGGCTTAAGAATTGCCAAGGCTATAGGGTCTGCAACTACTACAATGGGGACTTCATACTTCTTTGAAAGACTCACTATTTCTCCAAGAGGTTCCACAAAACCCATAAAGTTAGGATACTGCACCGCCAAGGCGTGTGCTTCTCCATCCTTTAGCAAACCCTCAAGCCTCTCAAGGTCTGTATAGCCCTCTTGAGTAAGCGAACATATTTCAATCTCATCCATGTAGCCTCTTAGGTATGTATTTACCACTCTTCTATAGAGGGGGTTTACTCCCTCGCTTAAGACTACCCTTTTACCCCTGCCCCTTATAGCCCTTGCCATTAGGACAGCTTCCGCTAATGCGGATGCCCCATCATACATGCTTGCGTTGGCGACTTCCATACCTGTGAGCTCACAAATTAGTGTTTGGTATTCAAAGAGTGCTTGAAGCGTCCCCTGAGAAACCTCTGGCTGGTAAGGAGTATACGCGGTAAGAAACTCGCCTCTGTTAAGGACTTGCCATATTACCGACGGAATTATCCTATCGTAAGAGCCAAAGCCTGCAAAGGAAATAAGTGGTATGTTTTTCTTGCTTAGGTCTTTGAAGTATCTCCTTAGCTCCTCTTCGCTCTTTGGTGCTGGAAGCTCTGGCTTTGAAAGAAGCGATGGGTCTATGTGGGAGAAGAGTTCTTCAAGGCTTTCAAGACCAAGCTCTTTCAGAAGTCTTTGTGTCTCTTCCTTTGAATGGGGAATGTGCATTTACCTTTCCTTCTCTTCGTAGCCCAACTCCTCCTCTGGCAGAGCCTCAAGG
Above is a genomic segment from Aquificaceae bacterium containing:
- the coaE gene encoding dephospho-CoA kinase (Dephospho-CoA kinase (CoaE) performs the final step in coenzyme A biosynthesis.), which encodes MLKIALTGNLGSGKSTVGRFFQEAGFHVLDADRIIRSFYEEKGEVYRKVVEAFGDRVLDREGNIDRKTLAQIVFSDPQSLRLLESITHSELYRRLDEEFRRLPQKSIVVVEASLLIEKGTYRNYHITLLVYAPYQLCRERALKAGYSPEDFERRWANQMPPEEKKKYAHFIVENTQTLEALRSRVFELARVFKNWVEFQYEELP
- a CDS encoding cytochrome c, whose amino-acid sequence is MKKFYISLLLVSLGFASEGELIFKNSCMRCHTDKDRKPLSYLKEKYKGKPEAVMELAKRCPWGQGLSDMEIELVSKWLAGVNTR
- the glp gene encoding gephyrin-like molybdotransferase Glp, with translation MLTPYEEALESLLERVDRLPTEKVILWDAIGRVVAEDVFADRDSPAFDNSAMDGYAVVSQDLEEIPAKLKVVGEVSAGSEFSGRLERGQAIRIFTGAPIPVGANAVVPVEYTKLEGEYVLIERSFKEGANIRRRGEEIKAGELILKKGTRIRGYEVGLLAFANKVFVEVYQKPRVAVLSTGDEIKEPGEPIEKPSQIRSTNNHLLYARARELGCEVHQLGIIGDEPESIKEVLQRVEDYDVFITTGGVSAGEKDFVHKLVKDMGFEVVFHKLRIKPAKPVLFAKKGRTLFFGLPGNPVSCAMAFDMLVKPALLKMQGVEEHRPKFLKAELLRDFSRKDAERREFVRARYVEKDGRLFCDYSPKTQSHMLTSYVDANCYMVVYEGVHELKAGQQVDIVPFDW
- the gcvPA gene encoding aminomethyl-transferring glycine dehydrogenase subunit GcvPA, which produces MHIPHSKEETQRLLKELGLESLEELFSHIDPSLLSKPELPAPKSEEELRRYFKDLSKKNIPLISFAGFGSYDRIIPSVIWQVLNRGEFLTAYTPYQPEVSQGTLQALFEYQTLICELTGMEVANASMYDGASALAEAVLMARAIRGRGKRVVLSEGVNPLYRRVVNTYLRGYMDEIEICSLTQEGYTDLERLEGLLKDGEAHALAVQYPNFMGFVEPLGEIVSLSKKYEVPIVVVADPIALAILKPPGEFGVDIVVGEGQQMGVPMNFGGPYAGFFAAKSEHLRKMPGRLVGMAEDIEGKRAFTLVLQTREQHIRRERATSNICTNQNLIALANLLYMVLLGKEGMREIAKQSLSKALYLKRRLLEIGFEEVYKGKHLWEFPLRHERAEELYQRALKAGFLAGVPLEGFGYHKTLLFAITEKRTKEEMDSLVDAIRYS